In a genomic window of Bos mutus isolate GX-2022 chromosome 6, NWIPB_WYAK_1.1, whole genome shotgun sequence:
- the LOC102283119 gene encoding small ribosomal subunit protein eS27, giving the protein MPLIKDLLHPSPEEEKRKHKKKRLVQSPNSDFMDVKCPGCYKITTVFSHAQTVVLCVGCSTVLCQPTGGKARLTDGCSLRWKQH; this is encoded by the coding sequence ATGCCTCTCATAAAGGATCTTCTTCATCCCTCtccagaagaggaaaagaggaaacacAAGAAGAAGCGCCTGGTGCAGAGCCCCAATTCCGATTTCATGGATGTAAAATGCCCAGGATGCTATAAAATCACCACTGTCTTTAGCCACGCACAAACAGTAGTTTTGTGTGTTGGCTGCTCTACCGTCCTCTGTCAGCCTACAGGAGGAAAAGCAAGGCTTACAGATGGATGCTCCCTCAGATGGAAGCAGCACTAA